A window of the Bacillus sp. A301a_S52 genome harbors these coding sequences:
- the fliS gene encoding flagellar export chaperone FliS, protein MAMNNPYATYKQTSIETKSKGELTLMLYDGCIKFIKRAEIAIHNKNLEEKNTNLIKAQNIIRELMVTLQGDSSLVGNMMQLYDFILTKLIKANTDNDVEALAHAEELVKEFRDTWKEVVKIDRQNRHGNGVQGRQQGNQPSFSQQ, encoded by the coding sequence ATGGCAATGAACAATCCGTATGCAACATATAAACAAACGTCAATTGAAACGAAATCGAAAGGCGAACTGACTTTAATGCTCTATGATGGATGCATTAAATTTATCAAGCGTGCGGAAATAGCGATACACAATAAAAATCTCGAAGAAAAAAACACTAATTTAATCAAAGCACAAAATATTATTAGAGAGCTCATGGTTACTCTCCAAGGGGATTCTAGTTTAGTCGGAAACATGATGCAGCTCTATGATTTTATTTTAACGAAACTCATAAAGGCCAATACAGATAATGACGTTGAGGCGTTAGCGCATGCAGAGGAGCTTGTGAAGGAATTTCGTGATACGTGGAAAGAGGTTGTGAAAATAGATAGACAAAATCGCCATGGGAATGGTGTGCAGGGTAGACAACAAGGAAATCAACCGAGCTTTTCTCAACAATAA
- a CDS encoding flagellar hook-associated protein 2 yields the protein MTMRLGGLASGIDTESMINQLMQAERLPMQRLLQDKITMEWQQDAYREVNLLMTNFRNSLQVSNGGLMSRATFYQKTVTSSNPSVVTAAGTSNAQNATATIQVHNLAESATWQSTDGAFEMDSTFLTQRMGDWTEGDGPDIEWDADGKAVMSFSVTKPGETNPTEVNVTINKTDTVNNVISRMNRSGVGFSTFVDQRSDGTGKTVVSMAQTGEGADIRLVEDEHGLNNAASFFAGLGFNTDGGGASVSLNDTGHQATAGKNASFTYNGYEMERVSNEFTVSGVTYTLHGTSNDPVRVTTTTDTEAVFDNIMEFVNQYNEMIDKVNGLLREENYRDYRPLTEEQRADMSEREIELWEEKARSGLLRNDPILSSAMNQLRSSLFGTVENVDGVFNSLAQIGLTTSSDYRDGGKIVFDTRYMTMPDGSRLTGEDRLRHAIENNPEDVYQLFNATAGTDGDGNKIAGETGILGRVNEQLRTVTNRVTERAGREGRTLQQFALGRDILRVEDRITNFERRLQQIEERYWKQFTAMEKAVQEMNSQGSQLFSMMGMGYQ from the coding sequence ATGACAATGAGGCTTGGCGGTTTAGCTTCAGGAATTGATACTGAGTCGATGATTAATCAGTTAATGCAGGCGGAAAGATTACCGATGCAACGGTTGCTTCAAGATAAGATAACGATGGAATGGCAGCAAGATGCTTATCGAGAAGTGAACCTTCTTATGACGAATTTTAGAAATTCCCTTCAAGTTTCTAATGGTGGATTAATGAGTCGAGCAACGTTTTATCAAAAAACAGTCACGAGCTCGAATCCTTCAGTTGTAACAGCCGCTGGAACGTCAAATGCTCAAAACGCTACAGCAACGATTCAAGTACATAATCTTGCTGAGTCTGCTACGTGGCAATCCACAGATGGTGCATTTGAAATGGATAGTACATTTTTAACGCAACGAATGGGTGATTGGACTGAAGGTGACGGTCCTGATATTGAATGGGACGCAGACGGTAAAGCTGTGATGTCTTTTAGTGTTACTAAACCAGGAGAAACGAACCCGACTGAAGTTAACGTTACGATTAATAAAACAGATACTGTCAATAACGTCATCAGCCGAATGAACCGTTCAGGAGTCGGATTCTCTACATTTGTTGACCAACGTTCAGATGGGACAGGCAAAACGGTTGTCTCTATGGCTCAGACAGGTGAAGGTGCTGATATTCGTTTAGTAGAAGATGAACATGGGTTAAATAATGCCGCAAGCTTTTTCGCAGGTCTCGGGTTTAATACAGATGGTGGTGGGGCAAGCGTATCGCTAAATGATACAGGTCATCAAGCAACTGCTGGTAAAAATGCATCGTTTACTTACAATGGCTATGAAATGGAACGTGTTTCAAATGAATTTACTGTTAGTGGAGTAACTTACACACTACATGGTACGTCAAATGACCCAGTCAGAGTGACGACTACCACGGACACGGAAGCAGTCTTTGATAATATCATGGAATTTGTTAATCAATATAATGAGATGATTGACAAAGTTAATGGCCTATTGCGTGAAGAAAATTACCGAGATTATCGGCCGTTAACGGAAGAGCAACGTGCCGATATGAGTGAAAGAGAAATTGAACTATGGGAAGAAAAGGCACGAAGCGGTCTATTAAGAAACGATCCGATCCTTTCAAGTGCTATGAATCAATTAAGATCTTCTCTCTTCGGCACAGTGGAAAATGTCGATGGGGTATTTAATTCACTAGCTCAAATTGGCCTTACAACCTCTTCTGATTACCGTGATGGAGGTAAGATTGTATTTGATACGAGATATATGACAATGCCTGACGGATCACGATTAACTGGAGAAGATAGATTGCGACATGCGATTGAAAATAATCCAGAAGATGTTTACCAACTGTTTAACGCCACTGCAGGAACTGATGGGGATGGGAACAAAATTGCTGGTGAAACAGGGATACTCGGTCGTGTAAATGAACAGCTTCGAACAGTGACAAACCGAGTTACTGAACGCGCTGGCCGAGAAGGAAGAACGCTTCAGCAATTCGCTCTAGGTCGTGATATTTTAAGAGTTGAAGACCGTATCACGAATTTCGAGCGCCGATTGCAACAAATTGAAGAGCGTTACTGGAAGCAATTCACTGCTATGGAGAAGGCTGTTCAGGAGATGAACTCTCAAGGCTCACAACTGTTCTCTATGATGGGGATGGGTTATCAATAA
- a CDS encoding flagellar protein FlaG, which yields MEVKSNQSVASEFIQRTKEFYPPESTAQGSKQVSAANHVEEAQKIQKEASKDELVKQVDTLNDLVNHTFTNLKFQLHDDLDRYYVQVVDRQTDEVVREVPPEQFLDMISSMLEYAGLIIDKKI from the coding sequence ATGGAAGTGAAATCCAATCAGTCGGTGGCGTCCGAATTTATTCAGCGGACGAAAGAATTCTATCCGCCTGAATCAACAGCACAAGGAAGTAAACAGGTAAGTGCCGCTAATCATGTTGAAGAGGCACAAAAAATTCAAAAAGAAGCGTCAAAAGATGAACTTGTGAAACAAGTGGATACATTAAATGATTTAGTCAATCATACTTTTACAAATCTTAAATTCCAGCTTCATGATGACTTAGATAGGTACTATGTTCAAGTCGTTGACCGTCAAACTGATGAAGTGGTTAGGGAAGTGCCGCCAGAGCAATTTTTAGACATGATTTCCTCGATGCTTGAGTATGCTGGTTTGATTATTGACAAAAAAATATAA
- a CDS encoding Ig-like domain-containing protein, with translation MKKVLSLCLFFLLIPQLVLAEEVTINLAEIDDVVVLDKLKDFEGEPLEIKGEDEDIHSLQTEVEKIAENDAETIEPLDTPINDSPNNAYSIDIDGVYQDVLTEEGQTKWYLFENIEPGKLTVFLQTVNSENIDYDLHLFKLNEDTMTLENQLSSTYGPGMNEQLAQISDGGIYFVAVSSWEGYDENTPFYFTVLHSSDYDSQEPDDNIWQATLYNNEIQVNGTVDNEFDLDWKMLSLDEEKILNTRLAHNADASYQLDIFDMNLNLLASFSDNQSYNNYVFPEGDYFIRVASTSSYDAMEAYNLSMTEAGPPPSRVNVTRIDSDGGVQGYIDYGYGNFWRIRSNITIHGQLLDNNGNPVANAPVEFTVIREINNTPISGASTTDSDGNFSVNINNIGPAAGYLSYYTGYRIHYFDLIPLIASSNSVQLQSNESGVYHFAYSTF, from the coding sequence ATGAAAAAGGTGTTGAGTCTATGTTTATTTTTTCTATTAATACCACAACTCGTTTTGGCTGAAGAAGTGACTATTAATTTAGCTGAGATTGATGATGTTGTTGTATTAGACAAGTTAAAAGACTTTGAAGGGGAACCACTCGAAATTAAAGGAGAAGATGAGGATATTCATTCCTTACAAACAGAGGTTGAAAAAATTGCTGAAAATGATGCGGAAACTATTGAACCTCTTGATACTCCGATAAATGATAGTCCTAACAACGCCTATAGTATTGACATTGATGGTGTCTATCAGGATGTTTTGACGGAGGAAGGTCAAACTAAATGGTATCTTTTTGAAAATATAGAACCAGGTAAATTAACGGTCTTTTTGCAAACGGTTAATTCTGAAAATATTGATTATGATCTTCATTTATTTAAGTTAAATGAAGATACGATGACGCTCGAAAACCAATTATCATCCACGTATGGTCCAGGCATGAATGAACAACTCGCTCAGATTAGTGATGGCGGCATCTACTTTGTAGCAGTAAGTTCATGGGAAGGCTATGATGAAAATACACCATTTTATTTCACCGTTCTACATTCCTCTGATTATGATAGCCAAGAGCCAGATGACAATATATGGCAAGCAACCTTATACAATAATGAAATCCAAGTAAATGGAACGGTAGATAATGAGTTTGACTTGGATTGGAAGATGTTATCGCTAGATGAAGAGAAAATATTAAATACTCGGTTAGCACATAATGCGGATGCATCCTACCAATTAGATATTTTTGATATGAATTTAAACTTGCTAGCTTCTTTTTCAGATAATCAAAGCTACAATAATTATGTTTTTCCTGAGGGCGACTATTTTATAAGAGTGGCATCTACCTCGTCTTATGATGCGATGGAAGCCTATAACTTAAGTATGACTGAGGCAGGTCCACCGCCGTCTCGTGTGAATGTGACACGAATAGACTCAGATGGAGGGGTTCAAGGTTATATCGATTATGGGTATGGAAACTTCTGGAGAATACGTTCCAATATAACGATTCATGGGCAACTTCTTGATAATAATGGTAATCCAGTCGCAAATGCACCAGTAGAATTTACTGTCATTCGAGAAATTAATAATACGCCGATTAGCGGGGCCTCTACCACAGATAGTGATGGGAATTTCTCCGTAAATATTAATAATATTGGACCAGCAGCTGGCTATTTATCGTATTATACAGGATACCGGATTCATTATTTCGACTTGATTCCTCTTATTGCATCTTCTAACAGTGTTCAGTTACAGTCCAATGAGTCAGGGGTCTATCATTTTGCTTATTCAACATTTTAA
- the hag gene encoding flagellin Hag: MIINNNLSAMNAHRQLGINQNFQQSSMEKLSSGLRINRAGDDAAGLSISEKMRAQIRGLDQASRNSQDGISLIQTAEGALDESHSILQRMRELVVQAGNTGTNEEADLQAIQDEIGQLQEELTGIANRTEFNGKTLLNGDFDDATDDLVFQIGANATQQISVNIENMDADSLGDGTGVISDVDVTNFATIDAADPDGFDATLAIVDGALQQVSDQRSALGSVQNRLEHTIRNLDNSSENLQAAESRIRDVDMAKEMMEFTKNNILSQASQSMLAQANQLPQSVLQLLG; the protein is encoded by the coding sequence ATGATTATTAACAATAACTTGAGCGCAATGAACGCTCACCGTCAATTAGGTATTAACCAAAATTTCCAACAGTCTTCAATGGAGAAATTATCTTCAGGTCTTCGTATTAACCGTGCTGGAGACGACGCTGCTGGACTTTCAATCTCTGAGAAAATGCGCGCGCAAATCCGTGGTTTGGATCAAGCAAGCCGTAACTCACAAGATGGTATTTCATTAATTCAGACAGCTGAAGGTGCGTTAGATGAGTCTCACTCAATCCTTCAACGTATGCGTGAGCTTGTAGTACAAGCTGGTAACACAGGTACAAACGAAGAAGCAGACCTTCAAGCGATCCAAGACGAAATTGGACAACTTCAAGAAGAGTTAACAGGTATTGCTAACCGTACTGAGTTCAACGGTAAAACACTTTTAAATGGTGACTTTGACGATGCTACAGATGATTTAGTATTCCAAATCGGTGCTAACGCGACGCAACAAATCTCTGTTAACATCGAGAACATGGATGCAGATTCTTTAGGTGATGGAACTGGCGTTATTTCAGACGTTGATGTGACTAACTTTGCTACTATTGATGCTGCGGACCCAGACGGCTTTGATGCAACACTAGCAATCGTTGACGGTGCACTTCAACAAGTATCTGATCAGCGTTCTGCATTAGGTTCTGTTCAAAACCGTTTAGAGCACACAATCCGTAACTTAGATAACTCATCTGAGAACTTACAAGCTGCAGAATCACGGATCCGTGACGTAGACATGGCGAAAGAAATGATGGAATTCACTAAGAACAACATCCTTTCTCAAGCGTCTCAATCTATGCTTGCACAAGCTAACCAACTTCCACAATCTGTTCTTCAATTACTTGGTTAA